In the Sandaracinus amylolyticus genome, GTCGATCGCGCCACGCGAGACCACCGACTGCGCAGAGGTGCGCGCGAAATTCGAGTGACGCGCATTATTCGGATCGTCACGGTTTCGTTTCGTGCATTCTGATGCTGTCCCGTGCTCGCGACGGGTGTTCGGCGAGGGGATCCGAACCGTCGGACACGCTGGGCAGAGGTGTTTCCAGTGATCCGACTCTCGACGGCCCGAACGATCGGCTCGTTGTTGTGCATCGCTGCGCTCGCGGGGTGCGGAGCTTCCGAAGACGACGGGCGCGACATCCCGGAGTGGATGGGCGCCGAGCCGCATTTCGAAGCCGTCGGGTTCCTGCACGGCGAAGAGCTCGACATCTCGATGGGGGCGAGCGCCGCCGACGTGACGCAGCTCTATTGCACCCGCGAGTACACCGTTCCGCAGGCCGCCGACGGCACGCCTCGGTACGATCAGGGCCGGCTCACCGAGCTGAAGATCAACGCCTTCGTCGAGGTCGACGGAGAGCGCCGTCAGATCGAGCTCGAGCTCAAGCGCCACGATTTCCAGGCCGACGAAGTCGGCGACGAGACTGCGATCATCCCGCGCTCCGAGCTCGAAGATCCCGGCCCGGCCGAGATGTGGCTCGAGTGGGAGTGGCACGACGAGACCGACGCCACGACCTACGAGGCGGCGGGACAGACCGGCACTGCGACGCTCGAGCTCTACGAGGGCCAGCCCGACGAGACCGGGCTCGTCATTCCCGACGGCATGGGCGCGATCGGCGTGCACTGGACCGCGCGCTGGTCGGAGACCGAGGAGATCCGTGGCTCGTTCACCGTCCCCTGCACGACGAGCGTCGTCGAAATTGCCGCGCTGTAGTCGGCTCCTCGTCGCCGCGAGCGCGCTGCTCGGCGCGTGTGTGGCGCCATTCGAGACGCGCTCGGCATACGAGGATCAGGTCTACCTCTGTGACGATCCCGATGCGTTCGACGCGCGGGTGGAGGCCTGCCGCGCGGCACGCGCGCGCGGTGAGCGCTGCGGCGGCGTGATCAGCGTGCGTGGCAGTCTCCAAGCGACCGACATCGTCGTCGAGTCGGACATGACGAGCTCGCTGATCCGACTGCAACAGAGTGACGGGACTCTGCTGCTCGACGAGATCGAGGCGACGGGATCGACTCCGTACTTCTTCCTGACGCTGCAGATGAAGAGCGTCGGAGGCGCCGTCGGCGCGGAGCCGGTGGCCGACGATCGCACGCTCGAGATCGATCCGGCGGCCGGAGGGGGCCCCGAGCAGCTCGCCGACGATCGTGTCGACATCGGGCTGCGCATCAGCAACGGCGCGGAGAGCGTCGATCTCTCGGGCGACGACGGCGCGGTGATGCTCACCGAGCGCGCGCGGGGCGAGCTCGCAGGTCGTTTCGAGGGGAGCTTCGGCGACCCCGAGGACCGCGCCGAGGGCTGCTTCCACGTGCTCGGCCTCGACGTGCGGATCGTGCGATGAAGAGAGTCTCGTTCTGTGTCGTCGTGCTCGCGCTTTCCGGAAGCGTCGGAGTCGCGCACGCACAGCCCGGCACCTCGAGTGACGAGATGGGCGTCGACGACTACGCCGAATTGTCGCTCGAAGAGCTGCTCGGCGACGTCGTCTCGGCGTCGCAGCGTCGAGAGAGCCTGTTCCGCGCGCCCGCGAACGTGACGGTGATCGAGCCCGACGACATCCGCGCATCGGGCGCGCGCAGCGTGCCCGAGCTGCTGCGCAGCGTGCCCGGCGTGCAGGTGATCGCGACCGCGCCCGGCAATTACCTCGTGTCGATGCGCGGCATGGGCGGCCTCACCGGCAACAACCTCGTCGTGCTCCTCGACGGAGTGCAGCTCAACAGCCCGGTCGACGGAGAGGTCGACTGGTCGACGCTGCCGGTGAGCATCGACGACATCGCGCGCATCGAGGTGGTGCGCGGCCCGGTGAGCCCGATCTACGGCGCGAACGCGTACACCGGCATGATCCGGATCGACACGAACGCGCTGCCCGAGGCCGAAGAGGCGCGGGGCGGCGCGCGCGTCGTGGGCGGCATCGACTCCGCGGTGCAGCCCGCGGGCGAGGTCTCGACGTGGTTCCGCGGCCGTCGCGGTCCGGTGTCGGCGAGCGTGCAGGCGCACGCGACGCTCGACGATCACTTCCGCACCGGCGAGACCGTCGATCAGCCCGGGCTGCGCGCGCTCGGGCTCGGTGGGCGCATCGGCATCGCGCTCGACGAGCGCATCGATCTCACGCTCGACACCGGCGCCGCGATGAGCGAGCGCAGCGCGCTCGACTACCTCGTGCTCGAGCCGGAGCCGCAGCTCTCGGCGCGCGGCTACGGCCGCCTCGCGCTGACGATGCGCGAGCTCGCGCCCGAGGTGCCGAGGCTGAGCTTCTGGACGCGCGGGCGATGGTCGATCCGGCGCGCCGATCAGGAGCAGTACTCCGGCTTCAGCTACGACGACACGACCTCGCTCGACGGACAGATCGGCACCGATCTCGAGCTCGCCCTGCCCTACGAGATCGACGTGCTGGTGGGCGCCGACGCGGGCGGCACCTACGTCGATGCGCCCTTCGTCCATCCCGACGAGAACGGCGTGCTGCGCGGGAGCGTCGGTGTCTACGTCAACGCCGACGTCGACATCGCGGAGATGTTCAACATCGGCGCGGCAGTCCGCACCGACGTCTCGCCCTTCGCCGACGGGCCGCAGGTGTCGGTGCGCGCGTCGGCGATGTATTTCCAGCCGAATTTCTCGATTCGCATCATCGGCGCGAGCGCGTATCGAAATCCCACCTACGTCGAGGTGGCCAGTCGGTTCCGCGATCCGAATACCGACATCATCCTGCTCGAGGGCACCGCCGGTCTCGCGCTGCCGCGCGTCGACTCGCTCGAGGCGATCCTCGCGGCGGGCTTCGACGGGCGCTTCTCGCTGCGCGCGAGCGCGTACGTCGCACGCGCGATGGATCTCGTCGTCGGCGACTTCACGCCGCTCACCCGCAAGACGTTCCGCACCGACGACGACACGACCGTGTTCGCCGGCGGCGAGGTCGAGCTCGACTGGACGATCACCGACGACGTCACGCTGCGTCTCGGCGGCGCGGGCGTGGGCTTCCTGACGACCCCCGACGATCCCGCGGTCACGGTCGGTGTCGCGGAGCACAACTCGCTGATCACCGCGACGGCCGAGGTGCGCGGTCGCGTGTCCGAGGCGCGCCTCGATCTCTCGGCGGGCGCGACGTTCTTCTCGGAGCGCCAGTACAACGTGCGCGTCGGCCTTCCCCCGCAGCTCGTGCGCATCGACGTGCCGCACGGCGCGCGCCTCCACGGCACCGCGTCGTGGCGCCCGGTGCAGGAGATCCCGCTCGATCTGCGGCTGATCACGGTCGTGCACCTGCCGCACGAGCTGGTGGAGTCGCCGCTGCCCTCGGCCGGACGCCTCGGCAGCCGCGTGCTCCTCGGGGTCGACATCCAGACCAATTGAGCCCTCTGCGCGCGCTACCCTCGCGCGCATGCCGGAGCTTCCCGAGGTCGAGCACGCGCGTCGTCAATTCCTCGCCGTGCTCGGAGAGCACGAGACGATCCTCGACGCGCGCGCGTCGGATCCCATCGTCGTCCCGATGTCGCACGACGCGTGGCGCCACGCGCTGGTCGGGCGCCGCATCGAAGGTGCGTCGCGCATCGGGAAGAACTTGCTCGTCACGTTGAGCGGCGATCACGCGATGTGGTTCCACCTCGGCATGACCGGACGCCTCGTGCGGCAGGGCGCGAAGGACGAGAAGATCGACGAGAAGACCGGACTGCCGCGCTTCACCAAGTGGTGGATCAAGACGAAGCGCGCGACGCTCTGCCTCGCCGATGCGCGCCGGCTCGGGCGCAGCCTCGCAGGATCACGCGACGAGGTGATGCGCGGGAGCAAGCTCGACGAGCTCGGCCCCGACGCGCTCTCGATCGACTCCGCCGATGCGCTGCACGCGCGGCTCGAGCGCGCGAAGGGACCGATCAAAGCAGCGCTGATGGATCAGTCGCGCATCGCGGGGCTCGGGAACATCCAGGCGATCGAGACGCTGTGGCGCGCGAAGATCCATCCCGAGACGCCGGTGCCCGCGCTGAAGAGCGATGCGTGGAAGTCGCTCTACGACGCGATGCACGAGTCTCTCGATGCCGGGCTCGCGTCGATGCGCGACACCGACGAGGTCGTGTACGTCGAAGCGGGCGGGCCCAATCCGTTCCTCGTCTACGACCGCGAGAGCGAGCCCTGTCCGCGCTGCGGCACGAAGCTGGTGCGCGAAGTGACGCGCGGCCGCTCGAGCTATCTGTGCCCGAAGTGCCAGAAGAAACCTCGCGCGAAGTGACGTCTTCCGAGTGACGCTGTCGCGATAATCGACCTTCGGTCGACGAACCTCGCGCGCGATGACTCGACTTCGCGACTCGCGCACGTCCCAAAGCGCGACTTACGTACGTACCACGCAATAAGGTGCATGATCTAGATCATGTCGCCTTTTAGCTCGTCGGAAAAACCCCGGAAACGAGCGCTGGCCATGATGGCCGCGCACTTCACGAACGACTGCGCGTGGAGGGTCGCTCGACGCCGACTCGGCGTCGGGTGTGTCTCTTCTTCTTCCGACGAGGGGGACTTCGCTCATGTCCGATTCGCGTTCCGGCGGCGCCGACGAGGCGCAGCGCCGAAGGTCTCGTCGTGCCTCGCGCAAGCTCGCCGACCGTGCGTTGCGCCGTCGCGAGTTCCTCAAAGTCGCGGCGACTGCCGCGTCGACGCTGGCGATCGGTGGCAGTGCGCTCGGCTGTTCCGAGGGCGAGCCCGAGGCGCGGACGCCCGCGACGCCGCCCAGCGGTGCGCCCGCGGCCGGAGGCTCCAGCGCGCCGGAGGTCAGCGCGATTCGCTTCGGCATGATCGCGCTCACCGACTGCTCGCCGATCGTGATCGCGCACGAGCGCGGCATCTTCCGGCGCTACGGAATCGAGTCGAGCGTGGTGAAGGGTGCCAGTTGGGCGGCCATCCGCGACTCGCTCACCAACGGCGACATCCAGGCGACTCACATGCTCCTCGGGATGCCTCTCGCATCGACGATGGGCATCGGCGGGTCGCCGCAGGTCCCGATGGTCGTGCCGTGGCTGCTCAACCGGAACGGACAGGCGATCACGCTCGCCAACACGTTCCGCGGCCGAGTCCGCGCGGACGCATCGGCGCTCAAGCCGCTCGTCGACGAGGCGAAGGCGGCGGGCAATCCGATGACGTTCGCGATGACGTTCCCGCCCGGAACGCACGCGATGTGGATGCGCTATTTCCTCGCGTCGGGCGGCATCCATCCCGATCGCGACGTCGCGCTCGTCACCGTGCCTCCCGCGCAGATGGTCGCGAACATGCGCATCGGGCGCATGCACGGCTTCTGCGTGGGCGAGCCCTGGAACGCGCGGAGCATCGCCGATCAGATCGGCTACACCGCGATGACGACCCAGGAGATGTGGCGCGATCACCCCGAGAAGGTGCTCGCGTTCCGCGAGGACTTCGCCGAGCAGAACCCGCGCACGGTGAAGGCGATCCTGAAGGCGATCCACGAAGCGAGCGTGTGGCTGGACGACCTCTCGAATCGTCCCGAACAGGCCCGCATCGTCTCGCAGACCACGTACATCAACTGCGCGCCGGAGCTCATCCTCGGTCGCCTCCAGGGCCACTACGACTATGGCGATGGGCGCACGCTCGAAGATCCGAACTACATGATCTTCAGCCAGCGCGGCTGCAATGCGCCGCAGGCAAAATATGCGCACTGGTTCCTGAGCCAATTCCGGCGCTGGGGGCTCGTCCAGGGCCGCCCCGACTACGAAGGTGTCGCGCGCCGCGTGATGCGGATGGACCTCTACGCCGAGGCGATGCGCGAGCTCGGCGTCGCGGTGCCCGAGCCCGACGTGCGCCCCGAGACGTTCTTCGACGGAAAGACCTTCGATCCCGCCGATCCCGAGGGATACGCGACCTCGTTCCCGATTCACGCGCTCGCTGGCTGATTCCAACGCTCGACAGAGGAGGCCCTGATGGAGCTCGTCCGCAAGGTGATGAGTCGCGACCGACTCGAGTCGTTGTTCCTTCCGGTGGTCGGCGTCTTCGTGGTGCTCGGTCTCTGGGGGCTGATCAGCACGTTCGTCACGGACCTGCTGCCCAGTCCGCTCGAGACCTGGGAGGCGAGCCGGCTGTACGTGCTCGAGCCGTTCGCCAAGCGCGGCGAGCTCGATCAGGGAATCCTGCGCTTCGCGTGGTACTCGCTGATCCGAGTCGGAAAGGGATATCTGCTCGGGCTCGTCTTCGCGGTGCCGCTCGGTCTTCTGCTCGGGCTCTCGCGCACCGCACAGAAGGCGTTCGATCCGGTGGTGCAGGTGCTGCGGCCGGTCTCGCCGCTCGCGTGGCTGCCGCTCGGGCTCGTGCTCTTCCAGCAGCCGGAGCCGGCGGGCACGTTCGCGATCGCGATGTGCTCGATGTGGCCGACCGTGATGAACACCGCGTTCGGCATCCGCTCGATCCCGCAGGACTACCTCAACGTCGCGCGGGTGCTGAAGCTCTCGCGCACCAAGACGCTCTTCAAGATCCTCCTGCCCGCGGCGCTCCCCGCGATGTTCACGGGATTCCGACTCTCGCTCGGCATCGCGTGGCTCGTGATCGTCGCGAGCGAGATGCTCACCGGTCAGCCCGGCATCGGTGGGTTCCTCTGGCAGGAGTACAACTCGCTCGTCTACGAGCACCTCATCCTGTGCATCGTGACGATCGGTCTCGTCGGCTTCCTCCTCGACCGGCTGATGGCCGCGATCGAGCTGCGCGTGAAGGCGGCCTGACATGGCGAGCGAATCGACCGGACCGCTCGTCGAGCTGAAGGGCGTCTCGAAGGGATTCGCGAGCAGCAGCTCGCGCGTCGAGGTCCTGCACGGGATCGACCTCACGATCGAGCGCGGTGAGCTCGTCGCGATCGTCGGTTATTCGGGCGCGGGGAAGACCACGCTGGTCTCGCTGATCGCGGGATTGCTGATGCCCGACACCGGCACCGTGCGATTCGCGGGCGCGCCGGTCACCGGGCCGGGCACCGATCGCGGCGTGGTGTTCCAGAGCTATTCGCTGCTGCCCTGGCTCAGCGTGCACGAGAACGTGCTGCTCGCGGTCGAGGCGGCGTTCCCCTCGTGGGATCGCGCCAAGCACGCGCAGCACGCCGATCGTTACGTCGCGATGGTCGGCCTCGCGCCGGCGCGCGACAAGACGCCGGGGCAGCTCTCGGGCGGCATGCGCCAGCGTGTCGCCGTCGCGCGCGCGCTCGCGATGGAGCCCGAGCTGTTGCTCCTCGACGAGCCGCTCTCGGCCCTCGACGCGCTCACGCGCGGCAAGCTGCAGGGCGAGCTCGAGCGCATCTGCGTGCGCAGCGGAAAGACGATCCTGCTGATCACGAACGACATCGACGAGGCGCTGCTGCTCGCCGATCGCATCGTGCCGCTCGGCGCGGGACCGCGCGCGACGCTCGGCCCCTCGTTCCGCGTGGACCTGCCGCGCCCGCGCGACAAGCGCGCGCTGCAGCACGATCACACCTACAAGGAGACGCGCGCTGCGATCGGCGAGTACTTGCTCGCGAGCTCGCCGCGCGCGAAGCGCCGCGCCGATGGCGAGAAGGCGGAGGTCGCACGATGAGCGCGCGTCACCTGGTGCTCTCGGGGATCGCGAAGAGCTTCGACGGCCCCTCGGGGCGTCAGCTCGTGGTCGACGGATTCGAGCTCGAGGTCGAGGCGCGCGAGTTCGTCGCGCTGATCGGTCACTCGGGATGCGGCAAGTCGACCGTGCTCTCGATGGTCGCCGGGCTCGCGACGCCCGACACCGGATCGATCGTCCTCGGCGGGCGCGCGGTGAAGGAGCCGGGCCCCGATCGCGGCATGGTCTTCCAGTCCGCGTGCCTGCTGCCGTGGATGACCGCGCTGCAGAACGTGCTGCTCGCGGTCGAGCAGGTGATGCCGAGCGCGACGCGCGCGCAGCAGCGCGCCTCCGCGATGCATCACCTCGAGCTCGTCGGCCTCGACGACGCCGCGGATCGCAGGCCCGCCGAGCTCTCGATGGGCATGCGCCAGCGCGTCGGCCTCGCGCGCGCGTTCGCGTGCAAGCCCGACGTGCTGCTGCTCGACGAGCCGTTCGGCATGCTCGACTCGATCACGCGCATGGAGCTGCAGGACGTGCTGCTCTCGCTGTGGAGCGAGCACCGCATCACCGCGCTGATGGTCACCCACGACGTCGACGAGGCGCTCTTGCTCTCGGATCGTGTGGTGATGATGACGTCGGGCCCGCGCGCGCACGTGGGCGAGATCCTCGATGTCGCGCTCGAGCGACCGCGCGATCGACGCCTGCTCGTCGAGGACGCTCGGTTCGACGCGATGCGCGATCGCGTGATCGGCTTCCTCGAAGAGCGCGCCGGTCGTCACGTCGCGCCCGCCGAGGAAGCGAGCGACGAGCTGGAGCACGAGGACGACGCCGAGTCGCTCTCGCTCGGCGAGACGTCGGCGAAAGCCGAAGCGACGATCAGCAGCAGCGCGCCCTAGCGCTGGCGCTCGGAAGATCCCGAACGACGCCGAGCCGACGACGCACACGCGTCGCGCGGAGAGGCTCGTTCACGCCTTGGATTCCAACTGCGCGCATCGGCGATCTCGAGGCGGTGCGCGCCGAGACGAGCGAGACCTCGCGGCCTCGCACGGGGGTAGTCATGCGTCTTGTCCAACGTTCGAAACACGCACCTTCGCTCGCGGCGATCGCAGCCATCGGCATCACGCTCGGGCACACCGAGATCGCGCTCGCGCAGACCGGCGCGCCCGCAGAGCCGGCGCCGATCGAAGGGGCGATCACGCCGACGTCGGATCCGGAGGTCGTGCCCGCGCCCGAGACCGAGGTGGATCCGGCGGAGACCGCGCCCGCGCCGGAGGTGGAGAGCGCTCCGCTCGAGGCTGCTCCCGCCGCGAGCGCGGAGCCGATCATGCCCGCGGCAGGGCCGGCCGCCGCGCCGGTCGCGACCACGCCGCCCCCGGTGCCGTGGGGCTTCGAGCTCGCGGGGATCCAGTGGCGTCCTTCGCTCGAGGTGCGCGCGCGCGGCGAGCTCCGCACCGGCGGATACGTGGGCGAGGCCGATCAGGGCATCGTCACGCTCCGCTCGCGCATCGGCATGGACGCGCGCTGGGAGCTGCTGCGCGCGTTCGTGCAGGTGCAGGACGCGCGCGACTTCGGCGTCACGCCGGGCACGCAGAGCGGTGGCTCGACTGGCATCCATCAGGGCTTCTTCGAGATCGGAGACGGGAACAGCTACGCACGCGCCGGTCGTCAGGAGATCGACTACGGCAGTGGTCGACTGATCGGCTCGCTCAACTGGGCCTCTGCCGCGCGCAGCTTCGACGCGCTGCGGGTGCACACGCAGCAGGGTGAATTCTCGCTCGACGGATTCGGCGCGGTGGTGCGCACGCCGCGCACGCTGAATTGGCCCGACGGAACGCCGCGCTCGAGCGAGGGTGACTATGCCGGCGGCATCGCCGCGGAGTGGTCACCCGGAGACGCGCTGCGTCTCGGCGGATATGCACTCTATCGCCACGACGGCCCGACCGAGGCTGCTCCGGGCACCGACATGATGATGGCGGGACAGTGGCTCGATCGGCATCGCGACATCGGCGCATTCTCGCTGCGTGCCAGTGGCAACATCGAGCGTCGATTCCGCTACGAGGTCGAGCTGGTGCTCGAAGCGGGTCAGGTCGCGGGCGACGACTTCCTCGCTGCAGGCGCGATCGCCGAGGGCCACTACAAGTTCGACGCCCCGTGGAGCCCGGAGATCGGAATCGGCGGGACGTTCGGCACCGGTGAGAGCGCCGATGGGACGTGGAACGAATTCGACAACTTCTTCCCGACCAATCACCTCATCTACGGCCTTCTCGATGTCTTCGGGCTGCGGAACCAGACGCACGGATTCGCGCGCTTCGGACTGACTCCCATCGATCGCCAGCTGAGCGTCTGGACCGCGGGTCGCGTGTATCGCTTCGTCGAGCCGGGCGCGCGATGGACCAACGCGGGCGGCGCGGTCGTCGGTCGCAATCCGATGAACACCGACGAATTCGCGGGCGTGGAGGTCGACGTCGAGGCGCGCTGGACGCCGATCGATCACCTCGCGATCTGGGGCGGCTACGGCGCGTTCATCCCGGGGGGCGGCGCCGCGAACCTCGGTCACCCCGACCCGATGCACTGGGGCTACCTGATGGTGGGCGTTCTCGTGCCGTAGGCACACATCGTCGACGCCGCGGCACGTCGTCCGGCGCACGGGAGTACAATCGTGCGCCGTGACGACTCGCATCCTCACGCTCCGCACGACCGACTCCGCGCCGGTCGACGCCACGATCGACGAGCTGCCCGCGCTGCTCGCGGACCCGACGACGCTCGTGTGGGTCGACATGCTCGACTGCGGCGACAAGGACCGCCGCATCCTCGAGGACATCTTCAAGTTCCACCCGATGGTCGTCGAGGACATGCTCGCCGACGCACCGACCCCGAAGCTCGAGCGCTTCGACGGATACCTCTACATCGTCTTCCACGCGCTCCTGCCCGGTTGGGAGAAGTCGCAGGAGCTGCCGATCGGCGATCTCGACGTGATGCTCGGGAGGAACTTCCTCCTGACGAGCCACAGCAAGATGATCGCGTCGGTCGAGAACGCGTGGACGCAGGTCCGCAAGAAGCCCGAGCTGATGCGCAAGGGCATGGCGTACGTCGCGTACCTGATCGCCGACGTGCTGAGCGAGCGATATCTGCCGCTGATGGAGAAGCTCGATCACGAGATCGACGCGCTCGAGACGTCGATCATGAAGGACCCGGGGCCGCATCTGCTGCAGCAGATCATGGACCTGAAGCACAAGCTGCAGCGGCTGCGCCGCGTCGGGCTCCACCAGCGCGAGGTGCTCAATCGCCTGTCGCGCGGCGATCGCGAGATGGAGATCATCCCCGAGGAAGTGCGGCCCTTCTTCCGCGACGCCTACGACAACTTCGTCCGCGTGGTGGACCTCAACGACAGCTTCCGCGACATCGTGAGCGCGTCGATGGAGGTCTATCTGAGCATGCAGGGGCACAAGCTGAACGAGATCATGAAGGTGCTGACCTTGATCTCGACGATCATGCTGCCCCTGACGTTCATCGCCGGCGTGTACGGGATGAACTTCGAGAACATGCCGGAGCTGCACATGCGCTGGGGGTATTACGGCGCTTGGGCTGCGATGATGGCGACGGCCGTGGGGTTCTTCACGTACTTCAAGAGGAAGAAGTGGCTGTGATGATCGGGTGAGGCTTCGGCGAGGGGGCGTGGGGTGGGGCTCCGGCGCCCTGGTACTCGCGGCTGCTGCTCGGGACTCGGCTCTGCTCGCTCGCACGTCAGTCTCGCGGGACGTATCGCGCAGACGATTCGCCTACCTGGACGTGCGCTGATAGCCGGTTCGGCTATCGAGCGGCCCTGGGTAGACGAATCGGCTATCGCGGGTGAACGGCGGTCCCGGAGACGTCGGCGCCGATCGCGTCTTGCACTCTCGTGAAGCCGTCGCGCTTCGCGAGGGTGGTGAGGTCGCGCGCGATGCGGCTCGGGAGGGTGGGGCCGCCGTAGATGAAGCCGGTGTAGAGCTGGACCAGCGTCGCGCCGGCGCGGATGCGCTGCCATGCCTGCTCTGCGGTCTCGATGCCGCCGACCGAGATGAGGACCAGGCGGTCGCCGACCCGGGCGCGAAGACGACGGAGCACGGCGAGCGAGCGATCGTGGAGCGGGGCGCCGCTGAGGCCGCCGGCGCCGATCTGCTTCACGACCTCGTCGGGGGTGCGGAGGCCGTCGCGGCGGATCGTGGTGTTCGTCGCGACGATGCCTGCGAGGCCCAGCTCGATCGCGAGATCGGCGACTGCGTCGACGTCGTCGTCGGACAGATCGGGGGCGATCTTCACGAGCAGCGCGGGGCGGCGCTCGGTGCAGGTGCGCTCGATCGTGCGCTGCACCGCGGCGAGCAGCGGGCGCAGCTTCTCGACGGCCTGGAGATCACGCAGGCCCGGCGTGTTCGGCGAGCTGACGTTGACGACGACGTAGTCGGCGAGCGGGGCGAGGCGCGCGGTGGACGCTTCGTAGTCGGCGATCGCGGCGTCCTCGGTGACGATCTTCGTCTTGCCGACGTTCA is a window encoding:
- a CDS encoding TonB-dependent receptor plug domain-containing protein, yielding MKRVSFCVVVLALSGSVGVAHAQPGTSSDEMGVDDYAELSLEELLGDVVSASQRRESLFRAPANVTVIEPDDIRASGARSVPELLRSVPGVQVIATAPGNYLVSMRGMGGLTGNNLVVLLDGVQLNSPVDGEVDWSTLPVSIDDIARIEVVRGPVSPIYGANAYTGMIRIDTNALPEAEEARGGARVVGGIDSAVQPAGEVSTWFRGRRGPVSASVQAHATLDDHFRTGETVDQPGLRALGLGGRIGIALDERIDLTLDTGAAMSERSALDYLVLEPEPQLSARGYGRLALTMRELAPEVPRLSFWTRGRWSIRRADQEQYSGFSYDDTTSLDGQIGTDLELALPYEIDVLVGADAGGTYVDAPFVHPDENGVLRGSVGVYVNADVDIAEMFNIGAAVRTDVSPFADGPQVSVRASAMYFQPNFSIRIIGASAYRNPTYVEVASRFRDPNTDIILLEGTAGLALPRVDSLEAILAAGFDGRFSLRASAYVARAMDLVVGDFTPLTRKTFRTDDDTTVFAGGEVELDWTITDDVTLRLGGAGVGFLTTPDDPAVTVGVAEHNSLITATAEVRGRVSEARLDLSAGATFFSERQYNVRVGLPPQLVRIDVPHGARLHGTASWRPVQEIPLDLRLITVVHLPHELVESPLPSAGRLGSRVLLGVDIQTN
- a CDS encoding Fpg/Nei family DNA glycosylase; this translates as MPELPEVEHARRQFLAVLGEHETILDARASDPIVVPMSHDAWRHALVGRRIEGASRIGKNLLVTLSGDHAMWFHLGMTGRLVRQGAKDEKIDEKTGLPRFTKWWIKTKRATLCLADARRLGRSLAGSRDEVMRGSKLDELGPDALSIDSADALHARLERAKGPIKAALMDQSRIAGLGNIQAIETLWRAKIHPETPVPALKSDAWKSLYDAMHESLDAGLASMRDTDEVVYVEAGGPNPFLVYDRESEPCPRCGTKLVREVTRGRSSYLCPKCQKKPRAK
- a CDS encoding CmpA/NrtA family ABC transporter substrate-binding protein translates to MSDSRSGGADEAQRRRSRRASRKLADRALRRREFLKVAATAASTLAIGGSALGCSEGEPEARTPATPPSGAPAAGGSSAPEVSAIRFGMIALTDCSPIVIAHERGIFRRYGIESSVVKGASWAAIRDSLTNGDIQATHMLLGMPLASTMGIGGSPQVPMVVPWLLNRNGQAITLANTFRGRVRADASALKPLVDEAKAAGNPMTFAMTFPPGTHAMWMRYFLASGGIHPDRDVALVTVPPAQMVANMRIGRMHGFCVGEPWNARSIADQIGYTAMTTQEMWRDHPEKVLAFREDFAEQNPRTVKAILKAIHEASVWLDDLSNRPEQARIVSQTTYINCAPELILGRLQGHYDYGDGRTLEDPNYMIFSQRGCNAPQAKYAHWFLSQFRRWGLVQGRPDYEGVARRVMRMDLYAEAMRELGVAVPEPDVRPETFFDGKTFDPADPEGYATSFPIHALAG
- the ntrB gene encoding nitrate ABC transporter permease, with protein sequence MELVRKVMSRDRLESLFLPVVGVFVVLGLWGLISTFVTDLLPSPLETWEASRLYVLEPFAKRGELDQGILRFAWYSLIRVGKGYLLGLVFAVPLGLLLGLSRTAQKAFDPVVQVLRPVSPLAWLPLGLVLFQQPEPAGTFAIAMCSMWPTVMNTAFGIRSIPQDYLNVARVLKLSRTKTLFKILLPAALPAMFTGFRLSLGIAWLVIVASEMLTGQPGIGGFLWQEYNSLVYEHLILCIVTIGLVGFLLDRLMAAIELRVKAA
- a CDS encoding ABC transporter ATP-binding protein, with translation MASESTGPLVELKGVSKGFASSSSRVEVLHGIDLTIERGELVAIVGYSGAGKTTLVSLIAGLLMPDTGTVRFAGAPVTGPGTDRGVVFQSYSLLPWLSVHENVLLAVEAAFPSWDRAKHAQHADRYVAMVGLAPARDKTPGQLSGGMRQRVAVARALAMEPELLLLDEPLSALDALTRGKLQGELERICVRSGKTILLITNDIDEALLLADRIVPLGAGPRATLGPSFRVDLPRPRDKRALQHDHTYKETRAAIGEYLLASSPRAKRRADGEKAEVAR
- a CDS encoding ABC transporter ATP-binding protein — encoded protein: MSARHLVLSGIAKSFDGPSGRQLVVDGFELEVEAREFVALIGHSGCGKSTVLSMVAGLATPDTGSIVLGGRAVKEPGPDRGMVFQSACLLPWMTALQNVLLAVEQVMPSATRAQQRASAMHHLELVGLDDAADRRPAELSMGMRQRVGLARAFACKPDVLLLDEPFGMLDSITRMELQDVLLSLWSEHRITALMVTHDVDEALLLSDRVVMMTSGPRAHVGEILDVALERPRDRRLLVEDARFDAMRDRVIGFLEERAGRHVAPAEEASDELEHEDDAESLSLGETSAKAEATISSSAP
- a CDS encoding alginate export family protein, which codes for MRLVQRSKHAPSLAAIAAIGITLGHTEIALAQTGAPAEPAPIEGAITPTSDPEVVPAPETEVDPAETAPAPEVESAPLEAAPAASAEPIMPAAGPAAAPVATTPPPVPWGFELAGIQWRPSLEVRARGELRTGGYVGEADQGIVTLRSRIGMDARWELLRAFVQVQDARDFGVTPGTQSGGSTGIHQGFFEIGDGNSYARAGRQEIDYGSGRLIGSLNWASAARSFDALRVHTQQGEFSLDGFGAVVRTPRTLNWPDGTPRSSEGDYAGGIAAEWSPGDALRLGGYALYRHDGPTEAAPGTDMMMAGQWLDRHRDIGAFSLRASGNIERRFRYEVELVLEAGQVAGDDFLAAGAIAEGHYKFDAPWSPEIGIGGTFGTGESADGTWNEFDNFFPTNHLIYGLLDVFGLRNQTHGFARFGLTPIDRQLSVWTAGRVYRFVEPGARWTNAGGAVVGRNPMNTDEFAGVEVDVEARWTPIDHLAIWGGYGAFIPGGGAANLGHPDPMHWGYLMVGVLVP
- the corA gene encoding magnesium/cobalt transporter CorA; translation: MTTRILTLRTTDSAPVDATIDELPALLADPTTLVWVDMLDCGDKDRRILEDIFKFHPMVVEDMLADAPTPKLERFDGYLYIVFHALLPGWEKSQELPIGDLDVMLGRNFLLTSHSKMIASVENAWTQVRKKPELMRKGMAYVAYLIADVLSERYLPLMEKLDHEIDALETSIMKDPGPHLLQQIMDLKHKLQRLRRVGLHQREVLNRLSRGDREMEIIPEEVRPFFRDAYDNFVRVVDLNDSFRDIVSASMEVYLSMQGHKLNEIMKVLTLISTIMLPLTFIAGVYGMNFENMPELHMRWGYYGAWAAMMATAVGFFTYFKRKKWL